DNA from Canis lupus familiaris isolate Mischka breed German Shepherd chromosome 9, alternate assembly UU_Cfam_GSD_1.0, whole genome shotgun sequence:
tggtttggtttggtttggtttggtttggtttggtttggtttaagtAGCcttcatgcccaacatggggattgaactcatgaccctgagattaagagttgtatgctctaccaactgtgCCAACCAGATGCCCCAGATATACTTATTGTTAGATGAAAGTTTATGAGTTATGTTTTAGCTTATTGAATGAATATTGAAATAAGGAAGCCTGAACCAAAAGATCATAGAATCTTCATGATGTATCTAAAACCAcaataagggcagccctggtggcgcagcggtttggcgccgcctgcagccttgggtgtgatcctggagactcgggattgagtcccacatcaggctccctgcatggagtctgcttccccctctccctgtgtctctgcctctctctctctctctgtgtctatgaataaataaataaaatctttaaaaaaataaaataaaataaaaccacaataaaattgCCAATATTCCATTGAGGTACCAAAAGAgagcaatttcatatggttttcCGGATGATGGAGTCAAGAGAAATGTCATATATAGGCCAGAATGCTGATTAATTTTGAATGTGAGATATATCCTTTTAGTGACTATAGATTGCATTCCTGAATTTACTCTCATATTTTAGGTTATTACAAGTATTTAGCTATTGTGACATTTCTTATGagaggtttggttttttttatgactattagcaggagcagagggagagggagaagcagactccccaccaagcagggagcccgaagtggggcttcattccaggaccccacgatcatgacctgagctgaagcagatgtttagccaattgagccactcaagcgcctcagagagggtttttttttgtttttgtttttgtttttttagattttatttattcatgagagacatagaagcagaaacacaggcagagggggaagcaggctccatgctgggagcctgacatgggacttgatccggggtctccaggatcagaccctgggccgaaggcagcgctaaaccactgagccacctgggctgcctgcctcAGAgagttttattaataatatttatccCTCAGTTTTAGGTTTGtggtacagttttttttttttttttaagatttatttatttatttattcatgatagacagagagagagaggcagagaagcaggctccatgaagcaggctccatgctgggagcccaacgtgggacttgatcccaggactccaggatcacgccctgggccaaaggcaggcgctaaaccgctgagccacccagggatcccctgtggtaCAGTTTAAGGGAAAGCATAGAGTGATATGattattaaatttgtttatttttctgattgtATCCTGTATCATATTGGTAAAACTTATAAACAGCCTCTAGTATCTTTAATTTTAACAGATATAGAACTGTCTTTTAACtgataatgaagaagaaatacttGTTTCCAACAGGCTCTGATGGGTGTATATATAAAAGCTTGATACCAATACATCCGAATGacccagaaaaaaatcagagagtggTTAGATCACTGTTGCTGAAGACTGTGGTGTCTGGTAATGTTCGAAATGGTATTGCACTCACTGTCCTGGATCAAGATCATATAGCAGTCCTTGGACCACCACTGCCAGCTTCCAAGGGTGACTTGAAAtctgatcaattttttttttcaattaagatgTTCTATGGATTTTCCCTTCAAAGTGTACCTtttagtcttcattttcttttttattatcacCCATTCATTTTCTTTAGCATTATACTGAAATTGTTTTTATAGCTTCCTAACTCTTCTTGAATAGGTCTTTGATTTCATCTTACATTAGTTaatcttttttaactttattaactTTAGTTTCTCTGTACTGAACACTCAAACACACAgtctcgagatcaagagtcacatgtcgtacggactgagccagccaggtgccccatctttttGAGACATTTCCTTGTATCACTACCTTATTCATGACTAATGtcttaaaggaataaaaactgCAAGTATCTGTGTCAACTATAGACATTTGATCATTGGTAAGCCTAGCAGTAGAGAATTGAATTCATAGCCTGATGACTAGACTATAAGAAATGGAAATCGCTTAGTGACTAGATTACAAGAATGGAAATCCACTAGACTTGGACAGCTTAAACTTCAGGGACCAGTAGTATGctttttcatctctgatttcaGAGCATAATTCTCATTTTCATCTCACCTCACCCCCAAatacccctccacacacacagacTTGTCTGTCATGAAGAATACATTTGTTGCTAGCCAGTACAAGATTGGGATCTTCAGGCCATGCTACAGAACTAAGAAATCTGCCTAGTGTTCAGGTCTCTCTGTGGCCTAGACTCCATCCACCATCTCCAATCTCTAATTTCGGAGCAAGAATCCTTTAATTTATTCCGTCCAGGCTCCCTACTGACTATACACTTAATTTACCCATCCTTATTTGTGTacttttttcctgtgtttctccCCTCTTATTAAGATAGGAGCTACTAGTTAAAGCATAGCTATCCTGTGCCaggcattttatgtatattattagCTTATTGTTTGTATCAATCTTCCAACACCACCACTAGGGGGAGAAAGTAATTATCACTTTAATACTCTCTTTAATAACTTTAATAGTTATATTTTACAAATCAGATAACTAAACTAAATagaatgattctttttcttaGGCCACATACCTTACTGTTCTTAAGTCCTGGCACTTTTTACTATGCTgtgctgtccctctgtccccccaccatCATCCCTGTTTCTGCTTCCTACTCTAACCCCCAAAACCCAGTAAGTACTGTTAGAGCTTTCAGTGTCTCTTTATAGAGTGTTTTCACATGTATACAAACAAGTAttactacttatttttctttcctttttttatgtgaATGGTAGTATACCATTCATACTGTTGTGCACCTTATTTGTTCACTTACCTGAGAGATCATAGAGCCCTCTCCATATCAACatttattactaatttattattattactattattaacactttattcttttagagcagtttaaggttcacaacaaaattgagggGAAAGTATATAAGATATCCTATATGCCCCTATTCCCACACATACCCATTTCTTGTTATAAGATCTCATTTCCTTGAGGTTCTGTGGCaatcacagtcttttttttttttaagattatttatttatttgagacagagaacatgagtgaggggataggggcagagggagaggaagagggagaagcagactcttcagtgaacagggaacctgacgtgggacttgaacctaggagctgggatcatgacctgagccaaaggcagatgcttaactgactgagccacccaggcacccaatcaCTGTCTTCATTACTCAGTTTTATACTAATAAAGCAAGACTTAAGTATGTACTTAGGACTCTTCCtaatctccccatttccttcaCCACCACAGTCAGCCTCATGTTTATATGTGGCATGACATCTGAATTTGCATGTCTTATTTTACAGAATGCGTCTCCATATGGAACACAAAATTTCAAACACTACAGACTTCCAAAGAGCTACCACAGGGGACCAGTGGTCAAGTAAGTTTCTGTCTTTGGAGATTTTCAAATTTAGATAATCTTATGCATGATAAATGTAGTATAAGGGGAGAGACTCCAGATTTCAATGATTTGGCagtttttgattaaaaaaattgaaaaatattctttaccTATGAGATATTTAATttggtatttcaatttttattaagtttGTCACCTTGAAAACACTATAGGTAATTTTAGATCAaggaagaataataaataaaacatagctACTCCTTGGTTTgatgtttttacttttgtatttctttttaaatatctttattttttattattttttttaaactattctctacatccaatgtggggcttgaattcaagactaagagtcatatgctctacgaAGCCTGCCAGGAGCCTctatctttgtattttgtttgtgtgttttaaagattttatttatttattcatgagagacacagagagagagaggcagagacacaggcagagggaggagaagcaggctccatgcaaggagcccgatgcgggactcgatcctggtaccacacgatcacaccctgagccgaaggcaggtgtctTCTCTACTTCTGTATTTTGAACCATAAGCCAGGGCTATTACTTTTCctaataaattaatcttttagaTTATATGGTAAACATAATGGAGTTacataagaataatttttaagatttgtttgagagagctaaaaaagagggagggctggcatgagtaggaggagagggacagagggagaggagaaagagaaaagggctcaatctcaccacccttagatcatgatctgagctgaaattgggtcagatgtttaactgagcccCCTAGTGCCCCTTGCATAAGAATTATTGAAGAGTTAAAATTTAAGACTAAACTTCTTGAGGCAGGAGTCCTTGTCTATTTTGTTATACATTTTATCTTCAGTGTCTGTCAAAGGTGCTCAGTAAGGATTGGTTCTTTAGTGAATGCATATTTgtatacaaataaaatgtagTCAAGATAATACAGTGTTATAGATCATTGGGATTAAAGAAGGAGACTAGATTCCACAGCATAGAATATTCTTACttgtatttaaacaaataataacaaaattaaccaCTCACAGTTCTACCACTCTAACAAACTTGTTTGATTTCCATGTTCTTTAAAGCTTTTTGTTCATATATccatcttatattttattattttttaaatttgaatgatAAGATAGAATGTTAAATTCTGCTTTTTTCATCTACCACATTTTTAACAGAGCGCCCTGTTACAGTAGCCTTGGTAATTATTACGTTAATAGATGTGTGACAGTggcaatattaattttaaataatgaaatgccATATATTGGTCAGATTTTTAGAAGTAAAGAGTATTCTTTAAATTatgcttcagggatccctgggtggcgcagcggtttggctcctgcctttggcccagggcgcgatcctcgagacccgggatcaaatcccacatcgggctcctggtgcatggagcctgcttctccctctgcctatgtctctgcctctctctatatatatgactatcataagtaaataaaatttaaaaaaataattatgcttcattcctgggatgcctgggtggctcagcagttaagcgtctgcctttggctcaggatgtgatcccaggatccgggattgagtcccacatcacactccctgcatggagcctgcttttctctctctctctttctctgtctctcatgaataaataaattgtgttttttttttttaattatgcttCATTTAGATGTGAGCAAAAATAAGAGTTTTGTAAACCTACTCACTTAATAAGCTGTACATGTAAGATTATTCTGGAAACTTaactttgtcttgttttttgttaTATTAAGATTGCTCATActacaagttatttattttttggagggggttacaagttatttttataaatgaaactcagatcttagaagagaaaaaaactgcttattttttataacattttttatagcTCTGGTATTATGGGGAAAATTTATTTATGCTACATGGAAAATTTCTTACTGTGATTCCATACAAGTGTGAAGTATCTTCATTAGCAGGTGCTCTTGGAAAACTCAAGCATAGTCAAGATCCAGGTAGgaactttgtttgtttgttaagattttatttattacagtgaaagagTGTGAGTGGGAGGTGGTAAATGAAGAAGGAGAGACAGgttctttgctgagcagggaaccctgggattgtgacttgagctgaaggcagatgctcaactgactgagccacctaggcacccctgtttgtttttttcaagtaaCTTCTGTGTCCATTGTAgagtttgaactcatgaccctgagatcaagagtcacaagctctacctACTGAGACAGCCATGTGCCCCAGAACCTTctgattttttattaatataaaccATTTTATTAAGTTCCAGTTTGACATAGATTTCTACAACCATCAGTTTACAGAGCTTAATTTTGATGTTGAAATTTGCTGCTGTTCTTTGATGTTTCCTTGACCCAGGTATCTACCTTGGGAACAGTTACATTGTAGGTATTGCTGCAGGCTGAAGAGCTACACTGTTTTGAACATCAGGGTTCTGACTTCAGGGGCAATGGGAGAGTCCCCCAGACAAACTCATTAATACTTTTACCCTCCTGGGTTTACTAGTGGTCTCAGATGTTGGCTTAGCATTGCTGGTCACAGCCATACACTGTATTggttgtggtttgtttttgttttaagattttatttattagaaagtgAGCACGAGAAggggggaggcggagggagaaagaaaggaaaaaccagattttccactgagcagggagcctgatatagggctggattccaggtccctgggatcttgacctgagccaaaggacgATGCTTAAGCAAATAAGACCTCAaagtgtcctcttttttttttttttttttttgagacttatttatttatgagagacacagagagagagaggcaggctccatacagggagcccgatgtgggactcgatcccagaactccaggatcacgccctgggccaaaggcaggcacttaactgctgagccacccaggcgtccctcagagTGCCCTCTTATACTGTATTGTGACATATTGATCTGGGTTTATCAGGAGAATTCTGTGGTCTTGAAAGCTTCTCTTGAATTATGCACaaatggttgtttttgttgttctttggtTGGCTAAATACAGTAGGtcaaaaaattcaagaaattgtATACTTTGTGTTTTCTTAGGCACTCAGACTGTGCCTCATTTTGTAAACTGGGAAACATCTCGGGGGTATGGATTTGGATCCCAGAACTCAGAGCAGTCGAAGAGAATTGTAAGTTTGGTGGTTGAGATAGAAATGTTAATgcagatatcaaaaaaaaaaaaaaaaggaaaggaaaaggtatCTTAATGATTCATATCTGTACAACTCTTATAGCTTtgattatattttagattttatttatttgagagagcgtgtgTACATGTGACtggtgggaggggtagagggagaggggcggggagcctgacatgagcttcatcccaggatcccaagatcatggcTTGAGTTTAAGGCAggcactcaatggactgagccactcaggcatccctgtagctttgatccttctttctttttttttttttaattttatttatttattcatgagagacatgggtgggggggcgggcagaaacataggcagagggagacgcgggctccatgcagggagcccgatatgggacttgatcccaggactccaggatcatgccctgggccaaaggcaggcaccaaactgctgagccacccagggagccctgtAGCTTTGATCTTAATGACAGGGCAACTTGAATCTTGAACCCAGTAACCTGACATCTTTTATCAGGTTACTGACACCTGGACTACACAGGTAGTCCAGTTTTTATAGGTGTGTGTAAGACACAGGTGTGAAAATGGACAGTTCACAATTAGTAATAATACCTTCCTGAACAtagagattttgttttgtgtttaaaaaaacaaaaaccttagaaGTCTTAAAGGTATTTAAGTTAGTTGAAATAAACCCACTTTTCATTGTAACaaacttaaatgtttttaaaagtgtttgaTTAGAGCATGTGTACTATTCTAGTCTGTTTAGGACATTTTGTATTCTTCTAAGTGTATTTTGGAtcttttgcattgttttaagatcttaatcaatttatttaattgcagttaaggagaagaaaaattgaaGTGAGTGTACAGCCTCCACCATCCAAACAACTTTTGTCAACTATAAAGGTAAATACAatactagaaataagaaaaatcaactCAAGTGGTTGAAAGAAATCTCATCTAGTTTTCATTCTAATTATGATGAGCTACCTTTATATCTCTAGCTAACATTTGTTTAGTGTGTTAAGGTTGTCAGAGACATCCAGTACTTTGGCTCGTTGTCTCTTACTGAGCATTTTGGGAGGTTACTGTAATGATGGTGGCCTCATCACTATCTCTTTCACCTTTGCATTGAATATATTTGTAACTTACCCTCTTAATTTGATTTCTAAACCTTGgccttgttttttgttgtgttttatgttttgtagtttatctttgtgcagcAAATTGTAGTATCAACTCTAGTTTCATAGGAATGCATAAATACTGTTGACAATTGAAGAAAATGTTGAGCAAGGAACTGCTAAGTTCAGAGTGACATTTATTATTGTACCAAACTGAACTCTTGTTATTTCTGCCCTTTCAGAAAGATTCAGAAAAACGCATTGTAGAAGAACTATGTAAATTTTTGGCTAGTAAGCAGACCCCTGATTTTCATACTATTATTGGGGATATAGTATTAGAACTTCTGGGAAGACATAAAGTAGAACCATCATTTTATCCCCGGAACGCTCTGATGCAGCTTATCCGAACACATGTGCTTTCTTACAGGTAAATGTTTTTGTATACCAAACTCTCTATGCATAACTCTTTTGACTTTTTTACAATTCTAATATTCATATTCTGTAAAAGCTTATACATTATTTgcagttgagatttttctttttttttttttttttgagatttttcttaatatacaaaaatgattCATGGTTGTTTCTCTTAGCTTGTGCCCTGGCTTAATGGAAGTTGCCTTAGAAAAGACAGATGTACAGATGTTACAGCTCTGTCTACAACAGTTCCCTGACATTCCTGAATCAGTCACCTGTGCttgcttaaaaattttcttaaggtAAGTTAGAAGCTGATGGtcctttttctgcatttttaatcttttacatTACTCAATTTCTGAAACTTTGATGcttataaaatgaacatttttccagTGAGTTCATGCAGTGATAAGAATTCATTTCTCTTCCAATTAACGTGATGATAGCATTAGTGATGACAGTCTTCAAGAAGCAGAAATCAATATGGAATCAGTTTCTGACTATATTGATTCTGTGcaagaggagaaaatggaagagCAAACGGAAATTCTTCACAATGGCTTCAATCCTGAAGAAGAAAACTGTGATAACTGTGATCGGGAGTTAAACAAAAAGCCTCAGGACACAGCAGAAGAGACCACTTCGTGCCCTGTGATACCAAAGAGAGCAGCTCTGCTGTATCCTTTGAAACAGTTTCCCCTACATTGTCTCTTTCCATACAGTCAAGTGCTGAGCAGTAACTAAGGCATAATTGGATCATCTCAgaagctttcttttctattttccagttttcttttcagtttctgctAGAAAATGGAGTACAGTCAATTCTATATGCAAACAACTTAATGACACCTGATTTAAGAAGCTTTGTGAAGGCAGAAGCTCTCTCAATTCTAAAAAATAGTATTCTTGATAAATACCACTTATAAGAGTGAAGTTTTCAGGTGACCTCTAGTGATTATGAGGAAGTTCAGTGATAGAGTTCTTTGAGAAAAGTATAACTTtctataaatttagaaaatatatcattGGGGAAGGGAGTTACTCATAATTTCAGTAGAAAAGACTTTATTGAAACAAGTTTTCCTTTAGTCATAAGTAGAAATGCAATTCTTCATTCAGCTTACAGTGAAATGTTTCTTCTGCCTCACTTGAAAGACATCCCAGCACAACATGTCACTGTAAGTATTCTTAGACATcctatagaattttatttctggtttatttcttaagattttatttagttattagagagaaagcacaagatagggaaggtcagaggaagaagcagacccccagctgagcaggaacctgagtggggcttgatcctaggattccaggatcatgacctgagctgaaggcagacacttgactgaaccacccaggtgtcccctatttCTAGTTCAAATTTTACTGCTTAACCCTAACCAGCTTTAGGGCATTTGAAAGGTTATCAGGTTCTTTCAGGTCGGTAAGAGGGACTGTTTCCCAGTCCCTATGCTGAAAAATTGTGCCTAGGATTCAAGTGACTTCTGTTTGGCAGATCTTAGCATGTTCCTGATGCCAAGTCTGAAAGCCAGGTTAATctaagttaaaaaacaaatgcctggctcagttggttaagtgtctgccttcggctcaggtcatgatctcagggtcctgggatcgagccctgcattgggctccctgctcagcagggaatctgcttctccctctcagtgtacatgctttctctcaaataaataaataaaatctttaaaaaaaaaaaaatgcctggggcacctgggtggcccagtcagttgggcatctgcctttggctcaggtcttagtCCCCAATTTCAGggaatcaagtccctcatcaggaccctgctctttggggagcctgcttctccttctgcgtctctcatgaataaatgaataaaatcttaaaaaaaaaaaaaaaagtgcctggctggctcagttggtagagcatgtgacatttgatctcaggcttgtgagttccagtcccatgttgggtgtagagattttttttttagtaaataagtgaattaatgtatatatgtatgtatgtttttggtgtgtgtttttgtttttattattttttaaagatttatttatttatttatttatttatttatttatttatttatgatagagagagagaggcaggctccatgcagggagcccgacgtgggactcgatcctgggtctccaggatcacaccccaggctgaaggctgtgctaaaccgctgagccacccatgctgcccgtgcttttgtttttaaaatagaaattaaaaatagctgAGAGatggattttctctct
Protein-coding regions in this window:
- the NOL11 gene encoding nucleolar protein 11, which gives rise to MAALEEGFTLSAVPLGAGPHGLLGVEQSDRPDQFLVTDGGRTVILYKVSDQKPLGSWSVKQGQVITCPAVCNFQTGEYIVVHDNKVLRIWSNEDVNLDKVFKATLSAEVYRIHSIQGTEPLVLFKEGAVRGLEALLAEPQQKIETVISDEEVIKWTKFFMVFRHPVLIFITEKHRNYFAYVQMFNSCTLSKYTLLLGHEEKSVIQRFTASVDRKVISLMSLSSDGCIYKSLIPIHPNDPEKNQRVVRSLLLKTVVSGNVRNGIALTVLDQDHIAVLGPPLPASKECVSIWNTKFQTLQTSKELPQGTSGQLWYYGENLFMLHGKFLTVIPYKCEVSSLAGALGKLKHSQDPGTQTVPHFVNWETSRGYGFGSQNSEQSKRILRRRKIEVSVQPPPSKQLLSTIKKDSEKRIVEELCKFLASKQTPDFHTIIGDIVLELLGRHKVEPSFYPRNALMQLIRTHVLSYSLCPGLMEVALEKTDVQMLQLCLQQFPDIPESVTCACLKIFLSISDDSLQEAEINMESVSDYIDSVQEEKMEEQTEILHNGFNPEEENCDNCDRELNKKPQDTAEETTSCPVIPKRAALLNAILHSAYSEMFLLPHLKDIPAQHVTLFLQYLYFLYLKCSENATMTLPGLHPPTLNQIMDWICLLLDANFTVVVMIPEAKRLLLSLYKFVKSQICICSELNKIEVSFRELQKLNQEKNNRELYSIEVLELF